In the genome of Bradyrhizobium arachidis, one region contains:
- a CDS encoding crotonase/enoyl-CoA hydratase family protein, whose protein sequence is MTQGNAETADAGASGLLRIERADRVLTVGLNRPAKRNALNDGIILEIGECFASLPEDIGAVVIHGIGDHFSSGLDLSELTEHDATGGLLHSQMWHRVFDRIQYSRVPVIAALRGAVIGGGLELACAAHIRVAEPSTYFALPEGQRGIFVGGGGSVRLPRLIGVARMMDMMLTGRVYSATEGASYGFAQYLTEAGNGLGKALELATKIASNAPLTNFAVLQALPMIAEANPQTGLLMESLMATVAQSDKEAKRRIREFLEHKTAKVKPKS, encoded by the coding sequence ATGACACAGGGAAACGCCGAGACCGCTGATGCGGGCGCCTCCGGACTACTCCGGATCGAGAGGGCGGACCGGGTTCTGACCGTGGGTCTGAACCGGCCGGCCAAGCGCAATGCGCTCAATGACGGCATCATCCTGGAAATCGGCGAGTGTTTTGCCTCCCTGCCCGAGGACATCGGCGCCGTCGTCATCCACGGCATCGGCGACCATTTCTCTTCAGGCCTCGACCTTTCCGAGCTGACCGAGCATGACGCGACCGGCGGCCTCCTGCATTCGCAGATGTGGCACCGGGTGTTCGACCGCATCCAGTACAGCCGCGTGCCGGTCATCGCCGCGCTGAGGGGCGCCGTGATCGGCGGCGGGCTGGAGCTCGCCTGCGCCGCGCATATCCGCGTCGCCGAGCCCTCGACCTATTTCGCGCTGCCGGAGGGGCAGCGCGGCATCTTCGTCGGCGGCGGCGGCTCGGTGCGGCTGCCGCGGCTGATCGGCGTTGCCCGGATGATGGACATGATGCTGACGGGGCGCGTCTACAGCGCCACCGAAGGCGCCTCCTATGGCTTCGCGCAGTATCTGACCGAGGCCGGCAACGGGCTCGGCAAGGCACTGGAGCTTGCAACCAAGATCGCATCCAACGCGCCGCTGACCAATTTCGCCGTGCTCCAGGCACTGCCGATGATCGCGGAGGCTAACCCTCAAACGGGTCTCTTGATGGAGTCGCTCATGGCGACCGTCGCGCAGAGCGACAAGGAGGCAAAACGCAGGATCCGCGAATTCCTCGAGCACAAGACCGCCAAGGTAAAGCCCAAGTCATGA
- a CDS encoding DUF3237 domain-containing protein — MATPILETKYVFTITARIGDVVTAGETGIGVRRIIPIIGGEVTGAITGKVLPFGADFQTIRPNELIDLEAKYAFETDDGATVYVENKGLRFGPVELLQKLKRGEPVDPKLIYFRTMPRFETGHEKYRWLMEHIFVGSAARHADRVMIDVHQVV; from the coding sequence ATGGCCACACCCATCCTCGAGACCAAATACGTCTTCACCATCACCGCCCGCATCGGCGACGTCGTCACCGCCGGCGAGACCGGGATCGGCGTTCGCCGCATCATTCCGATCATCGGCGGCGAGGTCACGGGTGCGATCACCGGAAAAGTGCTGCCGTTCGGCGCCGACTTCCAGACCATCCGCCCCAACGAGCTGATCGACCTCGAGGCCAAATACGCGTTCGAGACCGACGACGGCGCGACGGTCTATGTCGAGAACAAGGGCCTGCGCTTCGGCCCTGTGGAGCTGCTGCAAAAGCTCAAGCGCGGCGAGCCGGTCGATCCGAAGCTGATCTATTTCCGCACCATGCCGCGGTTCGAGACGGGGCACGAGAAATATCGCTGGCTTATGGAGCACATCTTTGTCGGCTCAGCGGCACGGCATGCGGACCGTGTGATGATCGACGTGCATCAGGTGGTGTGA
- a CDS encoding TRAP transporter large permease — translation MSTDAVAVIGFVSLFVLMLLRVPVGMAMGLVGVSGFAYLVNGTAALKLVGQTSMRTVTDYTFGVIPMFLLMGSFVSHSGMSRELFRAANGFVGHLRGGLGIATVGACGGFAAICGSSVATAATFSAVAYPEMRRFGYPQSFATGVIAAGGTLGAMLPPSTVLAVYGIITEQDIGKLFIAGIIPGLLAMTMYMITIFLIGYFRPDFLPKGKMLPWRERFAGLKDIWAPVLLFVFVIGGLYGLPFLPRFTPTEAGGVGAAGAFIIGVVTGRLDREKILASLLQATRTAAAVFTVLIGALIFGYFLTVTQTPQKVTEFLTGLGLGPYGVLALIMVMYLVLGCLMDAMAMIILTVPIIFPVITHLGFDPIWFGVIIVMTVELGLIHPPVGMNVFVIKSVVKDVSFSTIFKGVIPFVATDLIRLLILIAFPLLATWLPTRMMAN, via the coding sequence ATGAGCACCGATGCCGTTGCCGTTATCGGCTTCGTTTCCCTCTTCGTCCTGATGCTGCTGCGCGTGCCCGTCGGCATGGCCATGGGCCTCGTCGGCGTGTCCGGTTTCGCCTATCTGGTCAACGGAACGGCGGCGCTGAAGCTGGTCGGCCAGACCTCGATGCGCACGGTCACCGACTACACCTTCGGTGTCATCCCGATGTTCCTGCTGATGGGCTCCTTCGTCAGCCATTCCGGCATGAGCCGCGAGCTGTTCCGCGCCGCCAACGGCTTTGTCGGACACTTGCGCGGCGGGCTCGGCATCGCCACCGTCGGTGCCTGCGGCGGCTTTGCCGCGATCTGCGGCTCGTCGGTGGCGACCGCCGCGACCTTCTCCGCGGTCGCCTATCCCGAGATGCGCCGCTTCGGCTATCCGCAGTCCTTTGCGACCGGCGTGATCGCGGCGGGCGGCACGCTGGGGGCGATGCTGCCGCCCTCCACCGTGCTCGCGGTCTACGGCATCATCACCGAGCAGGACATCGGCAAACTCTTCATCGCCGGCATCATTCCGGGCCTGTTGGCGATGACCATGTACATGATCACGATCTTCCTCATCGGATACTTCCGGCCCGACTTCCTGCCCAAGGGCAAGATGTTGCCGTGGCGCGAGCGCTTTGCCGGATTGAAGGACATCTGGGCACCGGTGCTGCTGTTCGTATTCGTGATCGGCGGCCTCTACGGCCTGCCCTTCCTGCCGCGCTTCACGCCGACGGAAGCCGGCGGCGTCGGCGCGGCCGGCGCGTTCATCATCGGCGTCGTCACAGGACGGCTCGACCGCGAGAAGATCCTGGCCTCGCTGCTCCAGGCGACGCGCACCGCGGCCGCGGTGTTCACCGTGCTGATCGGCGCGCTGATCTTCGGCTATTTCCTCACGGTGACGCAGACGCCGCAGAAGGTGACGGAGTTCCTCACCGGGCTCGGCCTCGGCCCCTACGGCGTGCTGGCGCTGATCATGGTGATGTATCTCGTGCTCGGCTGCCTGATGGACGCCATGGCGATGATCATCCTCACCGTGCCGATCATCTTCCCCGTGATCACCCATCTCGGCTTCGACCCGATCTGGTTCGGCGTCATCATCGTCATGACCGTCGAGCTCGGCCTGATCCATCCGCCTGTCGGCATGAACGTCTTTGTCATCAAGAGCGTGGTGAAGGATGTGTCGTTCTCCACCATCTTCAAGGGCGTGATCCCGTTCGTGGCGACGGACCTGATCCGGCTGTTGATCCTGATCGCGTTCCCGCTGCTGGCAACCTGGCTGCCGACGCGGATGATGGCAAATTGA
- a CDS encoding TRAP transporter small permease — protein MKRSWMDRIIDTIEWIAAGFVGIVALDIFLSVLLRNTLNYSIPDSFDIGRMLLGILIFWGIAATSYRGTHITVDLVWGNVGPRYQRWIDVFATLVLLFVVTVQTWTLFDKVRGTYNDNVQTFDMHMPTWPFFAIAWIGDVSAVLLIAIRTYRLIFHPEEMHDPKLKATE, from the coding sequence ATGAAGCGCTCCTGGATGGACCGCATCATCGACACGATCGAATGGATCGCGGCCGGCTTCGTCGGCATCGTCGCGCTCGACATCTTCCTGTCGGTGCTGCTGCGCAACACGCTGAACTATTCGATCCCCGACAGTTTCGACATCGGCCGCATGCTGCTCGGCATCCTCATCTTCTGGGGCATCGCGGCGACCTCCTATCGCGGCACCCACATCACGGTCGACCTCGTCTGGGGCAATGTCGGGCCGCGCTATCAGCGCTGGATCGACGTGTTCGCAACGCTGGTGCTGCTGTTCGTCGTCACGGTGCAGACCTGGACGCTGTTCGACAAGGTGCGCGGCACCTACAACGACAACGTCCAGACCTTCGACATGCATATGCCGACCTGGCCGTTCTTCGCGATCGCCTGGATCGGCGACGTCTCGGCCGTGCTGCTGATCGCGATCCGCACCTACCGATTGATCTTCCATCCCGAAGAGATGCACGACCCCAAGCTGAAGGCGACGGAGTAA
- a CDS encoding TRAP transporter substrate-binding protein has product MRKACLALLLAASVTPAFAQDKTFDLKVSHWVPASHPLQKSLEDWVAAVNKDSGGTITGKVFPAQQLGKAFDHYDMARDGIADVTYVNPGYQPGRFPIIGAGELPFLISDAKGGSMGLDAWYRKYAEKEMKDVKYCLAFVHSPSSFHSKTKKIVMPEDVKGLKIRPAHATMANFVTSLGGTNVQSSAPEVRDIIERGVADGVTFPWGSLVLFGIDKVTKYDMEAPLYTTTFVFVINKDKYNAMSDKQKAAIDKNCTVEMAGAVGEHWGKFEDAGIDKVKAESGHEVYKLTPEQTAAWKKAAEPLVKTWGDGAKKAGADPDAALSELKASLKKYNALAE; this is encoded by the coding sequence ATGAGGAAAGCCTGTCTGGCTTTGCTGCTGGCAGCAAGCGTGACGCCCGCGTTCGCGCAGGACAAGACCTTCGACCTGAAGGTTTCGCACTGGGTGCCGGCGTCGCACCCGCTGCAGAAGTCCCTGGAGGACTGGGTGGCCGCGGTGAACAAGGATTCCGGCGGCACCATCACGGGCAAGGTGTTCCCGGCCCAGCAGCTCGGCAAGGCCTTCGACCATTACGACATGGCGCGCGACGGCATCGCCGACGTCACCTATGTCAATCCTGGCTACCAGCCCGGCCGCTTCCCGATCATCGGCGCCGGCGAATTGCCGTTCCTGATCTCCGACGCCAAGGGCGGCTCGATGGGCCTGGACGCCTGGTATCGCAAATATGCCGAGAAGGAGATGAAGGACGTCAAATACTGCCTCGCCTTCGTCCACTCGCCCTCCTCCTTCCACTCCAAGACCAAGAAGATCGTCATGCCGGAGGACGTGAAGGGCCTGAAGATCCGCCCGGCGCACGCCACCATGGCGAATTTCGTCACCTCGCTCGGCGGCACCAACGTGCAGTCGTCGGCGCCCGAAGTGCGCGACATCATCGAGCGCGGCGTCGCCGACGGCGTCACCTTCCCCTGGGGCTCCCTGGTGCTGTTCGGCATCGACAAGGTGACCAAGTACGACATGGAGGCGCCGCTCTACACCACGACCTTCGTGTTCGTGATCAACAAGGACAAGTACAATGCGATGTCCGACAAGCAGAAGGCCGCGATCGACAAGAACTGCACGGTCGAGATGGCGGGCGCGGTCGGCGAGCATTGGGGCAAGTTCGAGGATGCCGGCATCGACAAGGTGAAGGCGGAATCCGGTCACGAGGTCTACAAGCTGACACCCGAGCAGACCGCCGCCTGGAAGAAGGCCGCCGAGCCGCTGGTGAAGACCTGGGGCGACGGCGCCAAGAAGGCCGGCGCCGATCCGGATGCCGCGCTGAGCGAGCTGAAGGCCTCGCTGAAGAAGTACAACGCGCTGGCGGAGTGA